One Cellulomonas sp. Y8 DNA segment encodes these proteins:
- a CDS encoding maltose ABC transporter substrate-binding protein, protein MRRSIPALATTAVLALALAACSSSDAPSDATSDSPAADSGAEGTLTMWVDDTRIDSMRPVVEAFTEESGVDVDLVQKATGDIGPDFVTQVPTGEGPDIIVSAHDGLGEWVNNGVVAPIELGDKADEFADSAVQAMAYDGQTYGVPISIENIALVRNNALLADTPATTFDELVAQAQTAGTDFSVLIQQGEESDPYHLYPLQTSFGAPVFEQAADGSYTDTLALGGDAGHAYAQYLAKLGQEKVLDLSVDGDKAKQAFLDGQAPYIVTGPWNTSAFEEAGMDISVLPVPSAGGQPAQPFVGVQGVFISAKSANPVLANEFVVNYLTTEAAQDALYEAGGRLPALTASADKVDDPVLQGFNDAGATGAPMPAIPAMSSVWSFWGATEAQIVGGQTADPAGAWDAMVQNIQDAIDG, encoded by the coding sequence ATGCGACGGAGCATCCCCGCCCTCGCCACGACGGCCGTCCTCGCGCTCGCCCTCGCGGCGTGCTCGAGCTCGGACGCGCCGTCCGACGCCACCTCCGACAGCCCCGCCGCCGACTCCGGCGCCGAGGGCACCCTGACGATGTGGGTCGACGACACCCGCATCGACTCCATGCGACCCGTCGTCGAGGCCTTCACCGAGGAGTCCGGCGTCGACGTCGACCTCGTCCAGAAGGCCACGGGCGACATCGGCCCCGACTTCGTGACCCAGGTCCCGACCGGCGAGGGCCCGGACATCATCGTCTCGGCCCACGACGGCCTCGGCGAGTGGGTCAACAACGGCGTGGTCGCGCCGATCGAGCTCGGCGACAAGGCCGACGAGTTCGCCGACTCCGCGGTCCAGGCCATGGCCTACGACGGCCAGACCTACGGCGTGCCGATCTCGATCGAGAACATCGCGCTCGTGCGCAACAACGCGCTGCTGGCCGACACCCCGGCCACCACGTTCGACGAGCTCGTCGCGCAGGCGCAGACCGCGGGCACCGACTTCTCCGTGCTGATCCAGCAGGGCGAGGAGTCCGACCCGTACCACCTGTACCCGCTGCAGACCTCGTTCGGCGCCCCGGTATTCGAGCAGGCCGCGGACGGCTCCTACACGGACACCCTGGCGCTCGGCGGCGACGCCGGCCACGCGTACGCCCAGTACCTGGCCAAGCTCGGCCAGGAGAAGGTCCTCGACCTGTCGGTCGACGGCGACAAGGCCAAGCAGGCGTTCCTGGACGGCCAGGCGCCGTACATCGTCACCGGCCCGTGGAACACCTCGGCGTTCGAGGAGGCCGGCATGGACATCTCCGTCCTCCCGGTCCCGTCGGCCGGCGGCCAGCCCGCGCAGCCGTTCGTGGGCGTGCAGGGCGTGTTCATCTCCGCGAAGTCGGCCAACCCGGTCCTCGCCAACGAGTTCGTGGTCAACTACCTGACCACCGAGGCGGCGCAGGACGCGCTGTACGAGGCCGGCGGCCGCCTGCCGGCGCTGACCGCCTCCGCGGACAAGGTCGACGACCCGGTCCTCCAGGGCTTCAACGACGCGGGTGCCACCGGCGCGCCGATGCCCGCCATCCCCGCGATGAGCTCGGTGTGGTCCTTCTGGGGCGCAACCGAGGCGCAGATCGTCGGCGGCCAGACGGCCGACCCGGCCGGCGCGTGGGACGCGATGGTCCAGAACATCCAGGACGCCATCGACGGCTGA